TTGGCTGGCACCGCCATTCCAGTCAATTTCGCGACCAATTTACTGGTCAGCGCGGTCTCCGCCAACTGCGCCCGCGTCTCGCGTCCGTACGTGTCCTTGCGGATGGCCAAAGCAACCAAAATTTCCTCAAGCGCCGCATTACCAGCCCGTTCGCCGATGCCGTTGATGGTGCCTTCGATTTGATCTACACCGGCCTGAATCGCCGCAAGACTATTCGCGACGGCAAGCCCTAGGTCATCGTGACAATGTGCGGAGAGTTTGACGTCACCTAAATTCGGAACGTGCGCGCGGATGTACTCAAACATCTGCACATATTCACTGGGCGTCGTATACCCCACCGTGTCCGGGAGGTTGATGACCTTCGCACCTGCGTCAATCACCTGTGTGATAATCCGAACAAGAAAATCCCAGTCACTTCTCGTAGCGTCTTCAGCCGACCACTGGACGACGGGAAACCGAGAAGCCGCATAACGCACACAATCCACGGCTGTCTCCACCACTTGGTCTGGCGTCTTGCGCAATTTGTGTTCCATGTGAATGGGCGACGTCGCGATAAACACGTGTAACCGTGGAAACGCCGCATGGCGCAGCGCGTCCCAAGCTGAATCAATATCCGCCTTCGTCGCGCGGGCGAGGCCCGCGACCGAGCAATCCTTCACGCGATTGGCGATTTCTTGAACGGATTTGAAGTCGCCAGGCGACGACGCTGGAAAACCCGCCTCCATGATATCGACGCCAAAGCGCTCGAGTTGTAGTGCGATTTCTAGCTTTTCGCTTCCGTGTAGATTGACACCAGCTGACTGTTCACCGTCACGCAGGGTTGTATCAAACACGTCCAGCTTTCGCACTATCGACCACCTCCGGCTGATTTTGACCTGGGCGCTTGTTCTGAATAAACGGCATCATCGAGCGCAACTCGCGACCGACGACTTCGATTGGATGCTGTTGTTCGCGTCGGTTGATCGCGTTGAACATCGGACGATTCGCCTGATTTTCCAAAATCCAGCCTTTCGCAAATTCACCGTTCTGAATATCTTGCAGCACGCGCTTCATCTCCGCCTTGGTCTCCTCTGTAACAATGCGCGGACCCGTGACGAAATCACCCCACTGCGCCGTGTCGGAAATCGAGTAGCGCATGTACTCGAGACCACCCTCGTAAATCAAATCGACAATCAGCTTCATCTCGTGTAAACACTCGAAGTAGGCAATCTCCGGTTGATAGCCCGCCTCGACTAACGTCTCAAACCCGGCCTTGACGAGCGCCGACAACCCGCCGCACAACACAGCCTGCTCCCCAAACAAGTCGGACTCGGTTTCTTCGCGGAACGTCGTCTTCAATACGCCGGCGCGGCCTGCACCGATTCCGCGCGCATAGGCGAGTGCCAACGCTTCTGCCTGGCCACTAGCATCCTGCTGGACAGCGATCAAAGACGGCACGCCGCCACCTGCCTCATACACGCGACGGACGAGATGTCCTGGGCCTTTCGGTGCGACCATGAAGACGTCGACATCGGCAGGCGGTTGAATTTGCGAAAAGTGAATGTTGAAGCCGTGGGCAAACGCCAACGCCTTGGTATTGTTCAGGTACGGCTCGATTTCTTGTCGGTAAACGCCGACTTGCCGTTCATCCGGCAGCAAAATCATAATGACGTCCGCCCGCTCCACCGCTTCACCAACCGGCAGCACGGTAAACCCGTCGTCCTCCGCACGTGACCAGCTCGATCCCGGCCGTAACCCGACCACCACATCAAAACCGCTGTCGCGCAAATTTTGCGCATGCGCGTGACCTTGTGATCCGTAACCAAGGATAGCGATCGTTTTATCTGCTAAAACCTGTGTGGAAATGTCTGCGTCGTAAATTACTTTTGCCATAGCTGTACACACTCCTCAATAAAATTCAGTTTTTTTCTTTCCTCTGGTTCGCAGGTACACGCCCTAACGGATGTCCGTCAAATCGAAATCACATTGTTCTCGGACACGCGCCGGGCCTCTGTGACCGTCGCGACGTCGCGCGCCAACGCGGTGAGCCCGGTGCGCGCCAACTCCTTGATTCCGTATGGACGGAGCAACGCAATTAACGCGTCGATTTTCTCCGTTCGGCCCACGGCCTGAATCGTAATCGAGTCGCGACCGACATCGATAATGCTCGCCCGGAACGGCTCGATGATAGTCGTAATCACCGCCCGCTGGGCCACGGGACTGTTCACTCGAATGAGCGCCAGTTCGCGCGCGACCATCGGCTGATCCGTCAAGTCGGTCACTTTTAACACGTCAATTTGCTTATAGAGTTGCTTGATGACCTGCTCGAGCGCTGACGCGTCCGTGTCGTTCATGACGATGGTAATGCGCGATAACCCCGGCGTGTCGGTGACGCCCACGGTCAAGTTTTGAATATTGAAACCTTTTCGCAAAAACAACGCCGTAATCCGATTGAGCACGCCTGCCTTGTTGTTGACAATCACGCTAATGACGCGGTTCATGGCTTCACCCCCACCATCTGAT
Above is a genomic segment from Alicyclobacillus acidoterrestris containing:
- a CDS encoding 2-isopropylmalate synthase translates to MRKLDVFDTTLRDGEQSAGVNLHGSEKLEIALQLERFGVDIMEAGFPASSPGDFKSVQEIANRVKDCSVAGLARATKADIDSAWDALRHAAFPRLHVFIATSPIHMEHKLRKTPDQVVETAVDCVRYAASRFPVVQWSAEDATRSDWDFLVRIITQVIDAGAKVINLPDTVGYTTPSEYVQMFEYIRAHVPNLGDVKLSAHCHDDLGLAVANSLAAIQAGVDQIEGTINGIGERAGNAALEEILVALAIRKDTYGRETRAQLAETALTSKLVAKLTGMAVPANKAVVGNNAFAHESGIHQDGVLKNSLTYEIIRPEMVGLHSNRMVLGKHSGRHAFREKCEALNLQLSDAQFDRLFTEFKTLTETKKEITDDDILALVVQSSTEEHKYDLEFLHVSYGLNETTAAVGVRGPNQQVIREAATGNGSVEAIYNCLERVVEDPIQLVDYRIQSTTGGGDALAEVYVKVAYHDRVVTGRGVHSDVLSASAKAFLDAINRVLVKERIDDVQLTAASVEA
- the ilvC gene encoding ketol-acid reductoisomerase, translated to MAKVIYDADISTQVLADKTIAILGYGSQGHAHAQNLRDSGFDVVVGLRPGSSWSRAEDDGFTVLPVGEAVERADVIMILLPDERQVGVYRQEIEPYLNNTKALAFAHGFNIHFSQIQPPADVDVFMVAPKGPGHLVRRVYEAGGGVPSLIAVQQDASGQAEALALAYARGIGAGRAGVLKTTFREETESDLFGEQAVLCGGLSALVKAGFETLVEAGYQPEIAYFECLHEMKLIVDLIYEGGLEYMRYSISDTAQWGDFVTGPRIVTEETKAEMKRVLQDIQNGEFAKGWILENQANRPMFNAINRREQQHPIEVVGRELRSMMPFIQNKRPGQNQPEVVDSAKAGRV
- the ilvN gene encoding acetolactate synthase small subunit, with amino-acid sequence MNRVISVIVNNKAGVLNRITALFLRKGFNIQNLTVGVTDTPGLSRITIVMNDTDASALEQVIKQLYKQIDVLKVTDLTDQPMVARELALIRVNSPVAQRAVITTIIEPFRASIIDVGRDSITIQAVGRTEKIDALIALLRPYGIKELARTGLTALARDVATVTEARRVSENNVISI